A region from the Spea bombifrons isolate aSpeBom1 chromosome 7, aSpeBom1.2.pri, whole genome shotgun sequence genome encodes:
- the LOC128502277 gene encoding uncharacterized protein LOC128502277 has translation MDLRVLGLILLMQRICSGLQVSVANSSQNALVGSRVLLPCRFRVDDPSVNLNFLAIFWKVNGREVLKYDSKGMISHRRMTIDEKGFVNGDVSLSVHNVTISDEGLYECLVIYSPDKQEKAIQLHVQAAPTVKITKKALLPNKKNRILCSVSDFYPQDVTVTWLLNGRIVSDANLHEPRINADRTFSVNSSALIVPNGSQENHLIECQVEHASLVAPVKDEFMAGYGAAPTVRVFSAKSDADQDQIFVCDVRGFYPEPVAINWLLDGRRVEASSRNEDGKFNKKSFYHVPHSSSNQTKEISCEVDHETLLNPVTKTQEIKSDYGQSYHFGLFPALLLLILVIGFLFSKRIPKFVVSDIHQPQVSSEERTVSFYCAALNCPKEVRVSWTVTDTERRALKLSDDPENGEEEKLLGCDNYAVRTCRSEVDGLHSAIAILSFTPREKQHSDMRIACEISCDGKSKEKKIQWSYVLAKPRMPEKIRLSLCDSGEVLCSAALKDFYPKSIRIAWSSGAGRYLDLDTVRNTVTRNKQLKFDAESECRVPGHLFREPGFKVRVTWEHEALNESESREVTAADIPWHPRMGEIIVPDIIDGTEAKLQCTISGYFPDALDVKWLKKERGKPDLFPLLPNETYKIPIREVTQTGDRTFTCTAVLIAKVSIKTDFGTEFVCQVGHPSVGGRLEKRTGELRVTGMESVNIKHLKDHLAAEVDRFYPKDIKVTWSRTKNKNYENYDEITNELSENSDGTFRLVSKLPLQKTTQNKKHIKVEVEHRSLGSPVEKFIVCEKGSILKYTSCNCLRVRPLNSMTAELPRDSMKEMAANRMYPRGHGEQPPCLFNTPCIQQPPTVLRRLLQPKDPEIRTPERGKPDLFPLLPNETYKIPIREVTQTGDRTFTCTAVLIAKVSIKTDFGTEFVCQVGHPSVGGRLEKRTGELRVTGMESVNIKHLKDHLAAEVDRFYPKDIKVTWSRTKKNKNYENYPDSEITNELSENSDGTFRLVSKLPLPKPVKNKQPFWKSVLKNTHITVEVAHRSLGSPVKKFILFENGATESSRHVYLINNSTNERTELIPPSSAVRRGDPGGPGADAMHSTAANCPETPPPAEGPGNTDTGMVPEINEKEQKDEKEQNEEKEQNEEKEQNGEKEQNGEKEQNEEKEQNGEKEQNGEKEQSDVIVNLESEETRKGL, from the exons ATGGATCTCCGTGTTTTGGGTCTTATTCTGTTAATGCAGCGGATAT GTTCGGGGCTCCAAGTATCGGTTGCCAATTCCTCTCAAAATGCGTTGGTTGGCTCTCGTGTTCTTCTCCCCTGTCGCTTCCGTGTAGACGACCCCTCTGTGAACCTGAATTTTCTTGCCATATTCTGGAAAGTTAATGGCAGAGAAGTCCTGAAATATGACAGCAAAGGAATGATTTCCCACCGAAGGATGACAATAGATGAAAAGGGGTTCGTGAACGGGGACGTCTCGCTGTCCGTACACAACGTGACCATCTCCGACGAGGGTCTCTACGAGTGCTTAGTGATCTACAGCCCGGATAAGCAGGAAAAGGCCATCCAACTACATGTTCAAG ctgcCCCAACTGTCAAAATCACTAAAAAAGCTCTTCTGCCCAATAAGAAAAACCGGATACTCTGTTCGGTCAGCGACTTTTACCCGCAAGATGTTACGGTGACTTGGCTGTTGAACGGGCGGATTGTAAGTGATGCAAATCTGCATGAACCCCGGATAAACGCAGACAGGACCTTCAGCGTCAACAGCTCTGCGCTCATCGTCCCAAATGGGAGCCAGGAGAACCATCTCATTGAGTGCCAGGTGGAACACGCGTCTCTAGTGGCCCCCGTTAAGGACGAATTCATGGCGGGATATGGAG CGGCTCCCACCGTCAGGGTCTTCTCGGCTAAGTCAGACGCAGACCAGGACCAGATCTTTGTCTGCGATGTCAGAGGATTTTACCCCGAGCCGGTGGCAATAAACTGGCTGCTGGATGGAAGAAGGGTCGAGGCGTCCAGCAGAAACGAGGACggaaaatttaataaaaaaagtttctacCACGTaccccattcatccagtaaccAAACAAAGGAAATCTCCTGCGAGGTGGACCACGAGACCCTCCTCAATCCGGTTACTAAGACCCAGGAAATTAAAAGCGACT ATGGCCAGTCCTATCACTTCGGCTTATTCCCCGCTCTGCTCCTGCTGATCCTCGTCATCGGATTTCTATTCAGTAAAA gGATCCCTAAGTTCGTGGTCAGCGACATACATCAGCCGCAAGTGTCGAGTGAAGAGAGGACGGTGTCTTTTTATTGCGCGGCTTTAAATTGTCCAAAGGAAGTTCGGGTTTCCTGGACGGTGACCGACACAGAAAGGCGAGCCCTGAAATTATCAGATGATCCAGAGAACGGCGAGGAGGAGAAGTTACTCGGCTGTGATAATTATGCGGTGAGAACCTGCCGTTCTGAGGTCGACGGACTGCACAGCGCCATCGCCATACTAAGCTTCACCCCGCGAGAGAAGCAGCACAGCGACATGCGGATAGCCTGCGAGATATCGTGTGATGGAAAAagcaaagagaagaaaatccAATGGAGCTACGTACTGG CAAAGCCTCGGATGCCGGAGAAGATCCGCCTGTCCCTGTGTGACTCCGGAGAAGTCCTCTGCTCCGCTGCTCTGAAGGATTTTTACCCAAAAAGTATCCGGATCGCATGGAGCTCTGGAGCCGGACGTTACCTGGATCTGGACACCGTTAGAAATACGGTTACAAGAAACAAGCAGCTGAAGTTTGACGCGGAAAGCGAATGCCGAGTCCCCGGGCATCTGTTTAGAGAGCCTGGGTTTAAAGTCCGTGTAACCTGGGAACATGAAGCCCTGAATGAGTCCGAGTCCCGGGAGGTGACCGCAGCAG ACATTCCCTGGCACCCGCGGATGGGAGAGATCATCGTACCGGATATTATAGACGGCACCGAGGCCAAACTGCAGTGTACCATCTCTGGGTATTTCCCCGACGCTCTGGATGTGAAATGGTTAAAGAAGGAGCGCGGGAAGCCGGATTTATTCCCGCTGCTTCCCAACGAAACCTACAAGATTCCAATACGGGAAGTCACCCAGACAGGCGATCGGACTTTTACCTGCACGGCCGTTCTGATTGCCAAGGTCTCGATAAAAACAGACTTCGGGACGGAATTCGTCTGCCAGGTGGGGCATCCCAGTGTGGGGGGGCGGCTGGAGAAAAGAACCGGGGAGCTGAGAGTGACAG GAATGGAATCTGtgaatattaaacatttaaaagatcACCTGGCGGCTGAGGTTGACCGTTTTTACCCCAAAGACATTAAAGTCACGTGGAGTCGGACTAAGAACAAGAATTATGAGAATTATGATGAGATAACCAATGAGCTGTCAGAAAACAGCGACGGAACCTTCCGACTCGTGAGCAAACTTCCTCTCCAGAagacaacacaaaacaaaaagcatatAAAGGTTGAGGTGGAACATCGCTCCCTTGGGTCCCCGGTGGAGAAGTTCATCGTCTGTGAGAAAG gaagcatacttaagtacacttcctgcaacTGCTTGAGAGTACGCCCTTTAAACTCAATGACAGCTGAGCTCCCCCGGGACTCCATGAAAGAAATGGCAGCCAATCGCATGTATCCTAG GGGCCATGGAGAGCAGCCAccatgtttatttaat ACGCCATGCATTCAACAGCCGCCAACTGTCCTGAGACGTCTCCTCCAGCCGAAGGACCCGGAAATACGGACACCG gaGCGCGGGAAGCCAGATTTATTCCCGCTGCTTCCCAACGAAACCTACAAGATTCCGATACGGGAAGTCACCCAGACGGGCGATCGGACTTTTACCTGCACGGCCGTTCTGATTGCCAAGGTCTCGATAAAAACAGACTTCGGGACGGAATTCGTCTGCCAGGTGGGGCATCCCAGTGTGGGGGGGCGGCTGGAGAAAAGAACCGGGGAGCTGAGAGTGACAG GAATGGAATCTGtgaatattaaacatttaaaagatcACCTGGCGGCTGAGGTTGACCGTTTTTACCCCAAAGACATTAAAGTCACGTGGAGTCGGACTAAGAAGAACAAGAATTATGAGAATTACCCTGACTCCGAGATAACCAATGAGCTGTCAGAAAACAGCGACGGAACCTTCCGACTCGTGAGCAAACTTCCTCTCCCGAAGCCAGTAAAAAATAAGCAACCTTTCTGGAAGTCAGTCCTAAAAAATACGCATATAACGGTTGAGGTGGCACATCGTTCTCTTGGGTCTCCAGTGAAGAAGTTCATCTTATTTGAGAACG GGGCCACGGAGAGCAGCCGccatgtttatttaataaataatagcacCAACGAGAGGACTGAACTGATTCCACCATCGAGCGCCGTCCGACGTGGAGATCCGGGGGGTCCCGGTGCAG ACGCCATGCATTCAACAGCTGCCAACTGTCCTGAGACGCCTCCTCCAGCCGAAGGACCCGGAAATACAGACACCG GAATGGTGCCTGAGATAAATGAAAAGGAGCAAAAAGATGAAAAGGAGCAAAATGAAGAAAAGGAGCAAAACGAAGAAAAGGAGCAAAACGGTGAAAAGGAGCAAAATGGTGAAAAGGAGCAAAACGAAGAAAAGGAGCAAAACGGTGAAAAGGAGCAAAATGGTGAAAAGGAGCAAAGCGATGTAATCGTGAACCTGGAAAGTGAAGAGACTCGAAAAGGTTTATAA